From the genome of Candidatus Methylopumilus rimovensis, one region includes:
- a CDS encoding pyridoxal phosphate-dependent aminotransferase has protein sequence MSAIKLSDCVGRIKESPTLAITAKAARYKSEGKDIIGLAAGEPDFDTPQHIKDAAKKAIDNGFTKYTPVSGIPSLKKAIIEKFKRDNNLEYNSNEVIVGVGGKQCIFNFCLAVLNAGDEVIIPAPYWVSYADIALVSNAKPVIVECGIEQKFKMTAEQLEKAITPKTKLLMLNSPSNPTGAVYSKEELESLAKILTKHPNILIGTDDMYEHVKLKDMPFYNILNVEPSLKDRCVVMNGVSKAYSMTGWRIGFAAGPSYIIKAMEILQSQSTSNPTSVSQVAAEAALSGEQACMQPMIKAFRERHDYVVKSFNEIPGLSCIEAQGAFYAFPDARKAIERLYDQKILKEKTDLALADYLLEKEGVAVVPGSAFGSDGYFRISFATSMDNLVEAMKRIKRALSV, from the coding sequence TTGTCAGCCATCAAACTATCCGACTGTGTCGGCCGAATAAAAGAATCTCCAACGCTCGCTATTACTGCTAAAGCAGCTCGCTATAAATCTGAAGGTAAAGATATTATTGGTCTTGCTGCTGGTGAACCAGATTTTGATACGCCACAACACATTAAGGATGCTGCAAAAAAAGCGATCGATAATGGATTTACTAAATACACACCCGTGTCTGGCATTCCATCATTAAAAAAAGCGATTATTGAAAAATTTAAACGCGATAATAATCTTGAATACAACTCTAATGAAGTTATTGTTGGTGTTGGTGGCAAACAATGTATTTTTAATTTCTGTCTTGCTGTTTTAAACGCAGGAGATGAAGTTATTATTCCAGCACCTTATTGGGTATCTTATGCAGATATTGCCTTGGTCTCAAATGCCAAACCAGTTATTGTTGAATGTGGAATTGAACAAAAATTCAAAATGACAGCCGAACAACTTGAAAAGGCAATCACTCCAAAAACAAAACTGCTCATGTTGAACTCGCCTTCAAATCCAACTGGCGCTGTTTATTCAAAAGAAGAATTAGAATCTCTTGCAAAAATACTAACAAAACATCCCAATATTTTAATTGGGACAGATGATATGTATGAGCATGTCAAATTAAAAGACATGCCTTTTTATAATATTTTAAATGTTGAGCCATCATTAAAAGATCGTTGTGTGGTTATGAATGGTGTTTCAAAGGCTTATTCCATGACAGGCTGGCGAATCGGTTTTGCAGCAGGTCCAAGTTACATTATAAAAGCTATGGAAATACTCCAATCACAATCAACATCTAACCCAACATCAGTATCGCAGGTAGCAGCAGAGGCAGCACTTTCGGGAGAGCAAGCATGTATGCAACCCATGATTAAAGCCTTCAGGGAAAGACATGATTACGTCGTCAAAAGTTTTAATGAGATCCCAGGACTTTCGTGCATTGAAGCACAAGGAGCCTTCTACGCTTTTCCTGATGCAAGAAAGGCAATCGAACGTTTATATGATCAAAAAATTCTAAAAGAAAAAACTGATCTTGCTTTGGCCGATTATCTCCTAGAAAAAGAAGGTGTAGCGGTAGTACCAGGCTCTGCATTTGGTTCGGATGGTTATTTCAGAATTTCGTTTGCAACATCTATGGACAATTTAGTAGAGGCGATGAAACGCATCAAACGTGCCCTCTCTGTTTAA